GGATCAAATTTTCTTTCTGGAATACTCAAATGAACCTTTCGCCACTATCCTGGGACACCGACCATATTCAACTCAATCAGGCGATAAGGGCGGGTAGCTATGGCATCCCCGATGCCGCCAAGGCCAGCCGCTATCCGATACGCCTCATGCGCTACTGGTACATGTTCCACCTCTTGCTGGAGGAGCAACAGCGTTTGGGGCGACCATTGCGGGTATGCGAGATCGGGGTCGATAGCGGGCAAATGTTGGCGTATCTGCGCTCGTCGCTCAAGGTAATGAAGCGAGACCAGGTGATCTATGATCGTTGGTACGCCGTCGATGTCCGCGTTCAGGAAGCGGCGCTGCGGGCCGCTGGGTACACAGAGTTCATCACCGCCAATGTCGAAAACGATCAATTCACGATCCCCGACGGGTTCGACGTGGTCATTGCGCTGCATGTGCTTGAACATCTTTCACAACCCGAATTGGCCATAAGGCGTATTGCGATGTCACTACGATCGGGAGCTCTCGTCATAGGCGGCCATCCGGTGACCCCCGAGTTTTTTCGCCGGCGGCGGGAGAAAAGATTGCGAGCCCGGGCGAAGCCGACTCCCGGCCATTTTCCGCATGTGAGCGTGTTTTCCCCGACGCGTGTTGTGCAGATGGCCGAGCGCAGCGGGTGCAAGGTCGATTTCATGTCGGGCGCATTTTGCTTTCGTAGCGGCGGCTTCTTTGCGGAGAATTATCCCGCGTGGTTCCGGTTCAATGCGTGGTTTGGCGCGATGTTTCCGAGTTGGCCGGGCGAGTTGTACTGGGCGATCCGGCATGCCTAATAAAGTCGTGGGACAAAGGCCTATGCCTAAAATGGGGTAATCATGATTGCTATACGAATCGGATACCCATCTTCGGATGAAGTCATGGGGGCCGCATTGCTTCAGAATTTTTTAGGGTGCCTTTAATGCTGCCTGGCATCGTTCCGGTTTTCCACTCGGTTTCGTTGGGTAGGAGTTGCCGCTGATTGACCCTGCTGTTAGGGCCTGCGGTAAGCCGCTTAAGCCTAAATATTTAAGTCCACCACAAGTCCACGATTCACACAGTTTTATCAATAGCCAAGCTAAGTCATTGTTTATTTGGCGCCCCGAACACGAATCGAACGTGTGACCTACCCCTTAGGAGGGGGTTGCTCTATCCACTGAGCTACCGGGGCTGTATGGCTCTCCGCGTGGGCGCCGGAGGTGCAGGGATTTTATCGTA
This portion of the Burkholderiales bacterium genome encodes:
- a CDS encoding methyltransferase domain-containing protein encodes the protein MNLSPLSWDTDHIQLNQAIRAGSYGIPDAAKASRYPIRLMRYWYMFHLLLEEQQRLGRPLRVCEIGVDSGQMLAYLRSSLKVMKRDQVIYDRWYAVDVRVQEAALRAAGYTEFITANVENDQFTIPDGFDVVIALHVLEHLSQPELAIRRIAMSLRSGALVIGGHPVTPEFFRRRREKRLRARAKPTPGHFPHVSVFSPTRVVQMAERSGCKVDFMSGAFCFRSGGFFAENYPAWFRFNAWFGAMFPSWPGELYWAIRHA